TTCGTGGCTTTACTGTTGCCTGTGTACAACGATTTTAACCTTTAACTCTACTACTACTCAgctattgagatttttttttttttgggtcggtaacaacaaaattatttttgtttagaattttttttaaatgacagggttgtttattttaaataaaattgattaattgagcttaatttttttaagttttactattagtaatttttgttgttgagttatttttttgggcttgtatattttgttttagattttagatctataaatttttttatagtcactaaaataaggaaaatactagtgctacaaacttttttttaataaattattaatgtaataaaatgatatgagtGGTTGGTTCATGTGCGAACCAATACGAATTTGCTACcaaaacagtttgtaaaaatgttgtaaaaaagtttgtgagtataacatttctcttaaaagaatcaatcatattatttaagggaaaaaatatataattttatagaataaaaaattttggtaaactGGAAattcgattaaaaaaaaaactagaaaatagAGGCACCTACAGGGCCTACTCTGTTCGTGTACAAACCACTCTTATCTATCTCAATGAGAGGGATCAAGTCCACAGGCAGACTAGACAAAGAAACGAAATCTATAGATTGCATAAGGCCTATCCTAGCCAGCTTGTCAGCGCACATGTAAATATGTCTAATATGGCATTGAGGAATGCGAGCAACCAGCTGTGTACAGTCATCAAACAGAGGGGAGAGTATAGTGTTGGCATAAACAGGGTTGTTAAGAGCAGTAACTAATGCACTAGCATCCAACTCAACAATGATAGAGTGTCATAAGGTGACAAAGTTGAAGACCATCCCGAAGCGCCCAAACCTCAGCTATGAAGCTGTTAGTGTGCCCAATGTGTCTCGAAAACCGCCCAAGCCAGTTCCCTTGATCATCCCTTATCAGTCCTCCACACCCCACAACGTTTAAAAGATCGAAAGTTGACCCATCTGTGTTTAACTTTACCCAACCTAAATCTGGCTTTTCCCATCTGATCTGTCTAATCATTCTAGTTTGGTTCCTACTAGGCTGATTGATGCACAGGGCATACTCCGTGGCTTGCATGATGATATTCTTTGCCAATTGTGGATTTTCACCTTTACCCTTAAAGACCGTTTGGTTGCATTGATGCCAAATAAGCCAGATAGCGAAGGGAAACACACATTTCATGGAGGGTGATTCGAGGAAGACAACCACTTGGACTTGGCATTAGTGCTTAGCCAATCTTTGATTCCCTGAGAGAAGAAAGTAGAGTTGTTGCTGTGAACTCCAAGTTGGTGCCAAGTCAGTTTCACCACATTGCAATCTCGGAGAGCATGGAGAATGGATTCATTTGCTACATTGCACATTGGGCAGGAACCATTTAACTGCATACCTCTAGCAACCAAGCACTCTTTCACACCTATGGCCTGATGTAAGCATTTCCACATGAACATTTGGATTTTTGGGAGGGTACAAAGCTTCCAAATCCAGGTGCCATCAAAGGCGTTAGTGTCCTTGTAGTCCAAAGCTAAGAGATAGGCACTCCTAGCATCAAAATCCCCTTTTGGGGAGAATTTCCATGCTAGTTTATCCCCACTTCTCGCAAAAATGGGTGTAGGGACTGCTTGGACAATGGCCTTAATTTTCGAAGGAAGGTCGAATGGAATAGTGGGCCAATCCCAACCATTAGTAGAGCACACATCCCTGATTTTGAGATTCTCGGTCTCGCGGGGGAGTGGGCCTTGTATGAGATTCCTTAGAGGACCAAGATCCGACCAGCAATCATACCAGAAGTTCAGCTTGCTATCGTGACCAGGCACTCATTTAACTCCCTTTTTAAACACTTTTTCCCCTTTCCTCAACCCTTTCCACGTGGGGGAGGAAGCAAGCCTAGTTGCGTTTCTGGAATTGATTCTTTGCCTAGTGCAATATTTCAACTTTAGGACTTTAGACCAAGGAGCGTTACCCTCCGTGTGCATCCTCCAATTTAGCTTGGTCTGGAGGGCCGTGCTTTTGCCTTTGGCTGTTTGAAGACCCAACCCTCCAaggttttttggttttatgaCTTTACTCCAATTAACCCAGTGCATTTTCTTAGCTTGATCTATGGATCCCCAAAGGAAATTCCTATTCACCCGGTCAATACCATCCAAGATCTTGCTTGGCAATAAGTTACTTTGCATAACATACGTAAGAATAGTGGAGGAGGAAGATTTAATGAGCACCATTCTGCCCGCCATGGATAAAAGGTTTGCCTTCCAACCCGTAAGTTTTTTCTTAACTCTATCTaggacaaaagaaaaatcttgcCTACGGTTGCCTGGGTATTTAAGCGGAAACCCCAAATACTTACCCAAATTATGGGTTGGGGTAAAGCCGAGAAGGTTGGGCAAAACTTCTCTTTGATCTGAGTCAATATTTAGGGAGAAAAAGACCCGGGACTTCGCTGCACTTATGGTCTGACCCGATTTTGCACAAAAATCATTAAGCACTTCCCTAATGGCTAGACAATTCTCCGTGTTAGCATGAGCAAACAGGACTAAATCGTCTACAAagaagagatgagagaaagGCAGCCCATTTCTAGAGGTCTTCACTGGGCTCCAGCTCTTATCTACATACTTCAACTCAATCAAATGGCTTAAGTACTCCATGCAGATGACAAAGAGATAAGGGGAGAGGGGATCCCCTTGCCTAATGCCTCTCGAAGGCCGGAATGGCTCAAGGCAGCCCCCATTGAAGAGGAGAAAGGAGGAAACTGATAAGAGGCAACTCATGATTAGCTCAACTAGACTACTAGGGAAATTTAAGCTAAGGAGCACTTCTCGGATACAACTCCATTCAATTTTGTCATATGCTTTTTCAAGATCAATCTTAATGGCCATGAGGccatttttccctttaattCTGCCAATAGAATGGACTAATCCCTAGACAATGATGAAATTATCCACCTGTCTCCTTCCCGGAACAAACACAGCTTGGAGGGGAGATATTAATCTTTCCAGATGGGGTCTGATCCGAGtcataataattttagtgatgATCTTATAGACCGAGTTGCACAGGCTGATAGGTCTATAGTTGGCAATGGTTTCAGGGCCCTGTATCTTGGGGATAAGAACAATATGGGTTTTGTTAAGGCACTTTGGGATTTTCCTGTCAGAAAAAGCTTTCAAAACTTCGTCCTTGATTGAATCTCCCATAGTTAGCCAAAAACGCTAGAAAAACCCCGCATGCAAACCATCCAAGCCCGGAGCCTTAAAAGGTTTCATGGACCATAAAGCACTCTTAATCTCCTCAATACTAATCCTCCCTCCAAGGGATGATTTCACCTTATCAGTGAGCTGAGCACGCCACTGGTTTCCTAAATTTGGAACCCGGTGACCACTTTCATGAGAGGTGGTGTACAGCTTCACAAACCCGCTTCTAAAATACTCCATTACCTCCCTTTCCTCTGTTAACCAATTCCCCAAATCATCCATGACTACTGCAATGtgatttctctttcttcttgcaaTAGTAGACACGTGATAGAAGGCTATATTACGATCTCCTTGAATCATCCAATTAATTCTGGATTTTAGGGCCCATAAATCGCGTTCTTGATCAAGGAGAAGGTCAAGTTCCTGATGGAGTTGCTTCTCTAAATTAATAAGATCGGTGTTCGGTTGGACAACCCGAGCTTTCTGAACCCCGTAAATTCTAGCAATAACTCTCCTTTTCTTGTGGTGGACATTTCCAAAATGAGTTTTATTCCACACAGACACATCCCTAGAGAAGGTATTGATGCACTCTGCCAAATCTCTACCCCTGCTCCAGGCCCGAGACACCACACTAGGAAAGGAGGTATCAAAGAGCCAAAACTCCTGGAACTTAAAAGGTCTAGTAAGGTTGATGTTTCTGATAGGGAGAGTCTCCATAAGAACCGAACAGTGATCCGAGTGACATCTAGGTAGCTGCATAACTCTTGCATCAGGGTAAAGCAGACACCAATCCGGGCTCATGAAAAATCTATCAATCCTCTCAAGGATAAGATTATTTAGCTCTCTTTTGTTTGTCCATGTGTATCTCAGCCCAGAGAACCCCATATCAACCATATTGCAATAATCCAGGCAATCCTTGAAGGCTAGAGAATAGTTAACATGAACACCTCTGCCCCCATACTTATCCTCCTCAATCAAAGGTTCATTGAAATCACTAGCCATGATCCATGGCATGTTATGAAGATCGGCCACCTTAGTTAGATTTTCCCATAAGATGCGACGCTCCTCACATCTAGGACTAGCATAGATTGTAAATAAAATCCAGGTAAAGTTAGAAGGGCGTACCTTGACTTCAACATGAATTTCCTGCTCCGTGTTGGCTAGAGCTTTAACTTCCACTCTGTCTGAGTTCCACAGCAGCCAAAGTCCACCAGCGTACCCAATCGTTTTAGTGTGGATGGCCCCATCAAACGGGAGCCTGTTAGTAATCACCTTAGCTTTAACACCACTAAGCTTAGTCTCCATGATTACCATAATGGCAGGGTCATGGTTCTGAACCAAATCACGGATATGACTCTGGAAATTGAGCTTCAATGTGCCCCTACTGTTCCAAATGATGATCTTCATAATGAGATGATGGACGGTTGTGGGACAATCGTCAAAAGGAGGATTTAGCTTCATCTCCTTCCTCAGAAACCATCTTGTCCACTTCACCAATTTTGGCATTTGACCCTTCCCTAGGATGAGAACCAGATGAGATTCACGCACCCCCATCTTTAAAACCCAAGCTTCCCTCACCTTCAAGTTGACCCACCACGCCGTGCACATGGTCCTTGTTCTGAGCCCGTCTACGATCACCTGAGGATTTTCGATCCCCTTCCCAACCATTAATGGTGCCCAACCCTTCTTCATTGGAAGCCATGAACTTGAAAGAGCCACTTGGGGAAGCCTCGGATTCATGGTTGACGCTGGAAGATGCGCTGGCAAAGAGAAAGGTGAGTTTGGAGGAAAGACCTTGGAATAGGTTTGAGATAGCgcaaattactaaaattaatacacatatatacatacatatatacatatatatatatatatatatattaataataataattttttttttttatttagggggGCCATTACCCCCACAGTCCAAAACTAGCTACGTCCCTGCTTCTCGCACAACTCATGGCTTGCTCCTTCAAAGCAAGGCTTTAATTATGTGACTAATATGGGAGTACTGTGCCCTGATCAACGTGCACTGCTTTATAGGTAGCACCCCCTGCCACTACCCACCAACATAggtcaaaagactcaaaacccCTAAACCTAGACTAGATTTAGATTTGTACATTATAGCCATCAAAATTGTCAATGTGCTCACAGGGAAATTCGTAAACGGTCCTGGAGCTGATCTTGTAGTCCCAACCATTAGAGAGAAGACATGTAACTAAAAATGTATGATGTCAATTTACATGCCATGTCATTTCAACAAATCCACAAATTTTAACCTCGTTAACCTTTCACAAGGTAAAAGCttcaaatttcattatttttgggaattctctctctctttcgcTTTTCCTGTTTCTCTCTCCCTCCGAGATATGGAGCTCCCTGTTCGTCATCATCAGTCATCACTACGGCTATCtcattagtttttattttttgaagatttCACAAGACAACACTTCGGCTTTGTTTCTATTTCATTTGTCCCTGCCCATACGGCTATCTCACTGCCATTGTCATCATATGAATTTTGGTTTTTGACTTTGAATGTGAGCCACCCAGGTGATaaatcttttaattattttacttgATAAATTTGAagtcttttatctttattttttatttttccttcttagCTCAGTATTATCTGGGTTAGGTTcttgttgggtttcttttgtCTAATATTAAATGGTTCAAGCTTTAATCGTGTTCCTTTAGTGGCACTTTGTTGGAGCCTTAGGTTCTGTAAAACATGAAAATGGATTTCAGATTTGATTTATAACTTAACTTTATCGATTATTAAATATGAGGAAtagttttagtttttgcttcctatatatatatatatacacaaaagtTTTAGTCTTTGTTGGATTTGATCCGATCAGAAATCTTTTGGAAGTGGTTGGGATCAAAAGTGCTAGATTTAGGCAAAGCATCAATCTtccacagttttttttttttttttggtggcataGAAAGTGTTTTTAAAATGCTTCATAGAGTTTTGGTTTGTCTAAACTTGTTATGGCTTTGTATCAATGTTTATGtggtacattaaaaaaaaaaaaaaaaaattgtgaaatccagtgtattgaataatttatttctcaaattgaaataagtttatgaattttttttttgtcttatatcatgtaaaaaaaattacaatatttcaCTTTTCTTTGTCATTTTAGTTTTGATTGCGTTTTATTCTATAGATCTTCCTAGAGACTAATTTTTACTCTCTAATGCGATGAGGAACACAATGAATTAATTTGCAAACCCATTTGATGTCATAATACCACCCTGGTTATTTAACTTTGTGAAGTGCAActtctctttgttttgtgattttgataGACTTGATGTTGGAGGCTTCGACATGGTTGCAGCTACTGGTATTAGAATTTAGTAGTCTATTGGTATTAGAATTTAGCCAATAAATTCCTTTTTTAGGTAGTTTTTTCAAATTGAGttattatagtttatttttgttcttgtatatattttattatttgctctTGGATATTGTCAAGTTGCCGTTTACAAGATGTATGTCCTCTCACGGAATGTATTTGACATTATGGTAGATTGCTCAAAGAAAATTCATGATTTATGAATTCCTAAACCAAGCAAAGCAATGCAAGCAGCCTAGAAGTCATTCTTGATAAAATATGCtataggcagaaaaatagagaatctGTGAAGATTGAACAACCAAGGATAGAGACAATGGGTAGAACCGTAGAAGATGCAAAATTTTGCCAATGTTTTATCCTGAATTGTATTTCCAATCAATGAAAAGTAGTGTTGTATAATTGTATCCAATGCACATTCTTATCCTTATAGAAATTTTGGTGTTGGTTGTGTTTCTACTTTCAAATAAACATCAGTGATTTCTAATTTTCATTATAAACAATATTTACAATACAATTAGGAATAACTTCTAGCCATATGACCTCATCATTTAAGAATTGTGCATGTCTTGCAAGTGTATGAGGTGCATAATTCACATCTCTGCATGTATGCTAAAAAGGACTAGCTTCTTACCTGACTTGCTAGGGGTCTTATATTCTCTATGATAGCTATGAATAGTGAACACTATTTGCATTTGCAATAAGCATCAACTACAAGTTTAAAGCTTAAGATGTTATCTTTACTCTTTTAAGTTTATAAGCCTTGAAATAAGCATTGTATAGAAGTTGCAAACAAAAGATCAATTTTTCTATAATGTAATCACAATTTGAACTTGGAGCCAAATCACCAATTGTACACATGCTATTTTATGACATGGAATTTAACCTTGAGCGTAATATTGATAATGCAAACTACAAATCATGGTTTTCTACTCCAAAGTCATACTCCTATCTCCATTAACACTAAAATTATAGTTAATACATAACTTTCACTTGGCAACAAGTCTAAATAAATCCAAAGAGAACAAATGTActcctcaaaaataaaataacaaacaaaagaaagttGGTGTCATGATAAATATCACTTGGCTCCAAGCCAATAATTTGTGCTGGATTTGTGAAGTTCCTAGAGTTCTTGGCTACATGACATCTTTCGTCTTCCCACTAGAAAcatttaaaaatcatattaaaatattgaatggaacaaaaatgaaaacattaaCATTCACAAAAACCAttctaattattttgtattgatTCAATCACACTTGAAAACCAAACCccaattaaaataatcaataatGAAGTATACCTTTGGAACTCTCTTATCTAGAGACTTCTGGATTGCCCCAATGTTGCTGTTCTACATTGTTGATCatcttttgttaaaaaaaaaagaaaaaaaaaaaagaaaaagaaaaaagaagccaTTGTACAAAGTAAGTCATCATTAGGAACAAGAAATAAGTGATGAAATTGATAATGAAAACACACCACAAGAACTTTCAAATCTACCTCTTGCATATGTATGGAATTTGAAGGAATATAAGTCATTGGATTCTATAGagatcaaaatataagaaaacatTATTTCGAAACAAAGCTCTGTACACATGTTAATACATAAATGATAGATATTTTATTccatttcaaataaataatcaattgtgtcaatttaccTTACTAAGTTGTGTTATAACATTGTTACCTTGCAACATAGTTGTAAATGAAACATTTACACAACCCATTTCCTATATagagaaaaaattcatatttatatattatgtcAATGACCAAAATTATGATTACACATtataaatattctaaatttgtAAATTAAAGGATGCTTAATACCTGAGAATGATTTGTCCATGACATGTACGATTGACCATGTGCATTATCACTTGTAAATCCTAAATGAGAGTAGGGATTTGGTGGTTGGTATATAGCTGGATTGTATGAGCCACCGAATGACACgtttgaattttctttggaaactatttttttttgcttttcctataaaattgcacattaaaaaaaaaaaaaaaacataataataattgtaaataaaacagtttattaaaaataaaaatatggcatatatttagttaaaaaaaaaaaggaatttcttATGTGAAGAGGATGCATCCTTAGACGATTTTGCCTTGCGCTTCTCAAAGTGGCCTTTTAAGTCTATCATTTAATAAGCTTTTTGATCTCACACATGGGGGATTTAACACTGACACATGATTTGATAAGCTAAGCATTTCATTAGCTGTATTATGCTCCACAACTTCATTTTCTTCCAAATTGGCATTTGAACCCAACTTTGATGACTCTCTTTCGATTTTTTCATCAAGTCCCAATAGTGTCTTTTGACAAGTGCCTTTAAGGCTATCATCCCCTAGGCTTTTGGATATGATTGTATTAGCTATACGTAATATGCTATTACGCCACACTATCTCGGTCTCTTTAGCATTACCACTTGAATGATTGTCTTGTTCATAATCCATCATCCCTTTCTTAGCCTCCTTTGTCCAACGTTTCAAAATGTATTGGCTTggaattttagtcaaattttttaaattgaagacCCGCAATGCATGACAATAAAGAATTCCCAATGACTCAAATTTCTTGCAAAACAAGAAATGTTGCAATTGAAATGATCAAAATGGACAATGCGTACTCTTTCactatcttcttctttcaccTCAAAGACATCAATTGTATCTTGACAATCAACCTGCTTCCACTCTATTGCAAGACTATTAAGGaatttatattcaaataatCTGAATATCTTACATGTGTAAACTTGAGCTGCATGACCCAATATACCACTCTTCTTAACTGCTTTTTGCGGGGGACCTTACTTGCAAGTTGCATTGAAAATCTTCATTAAACTCTGAAGAACGCATACCTGCCAACACACTTTCATATTTAATTACAAAGTTAGTGAGGCTTATTGTTGTAGCTGCTATATTATTCAAAACATGGTTTGTGCTTTCACTCCTCGAGGAAGCTTTAAATTCAACTGTGAAGCTATCCTTAGTGAATGTAGTGCTCCATTTATGTCGAATTTTGTACATCATATTAAGCCAGTGATGATCTTCAAGATTAAACTTATGTATCATTTTATCCCATGTGTTTTGAAATTCCAATTCTGAATCACAATATTTTTGACACTTGTTCCACAAGGACTGAAACTCCAAATTAGAATTTAACTCTCCAAAGTAGGAAGGtgcattttttgaaatatgctACAAACATTGTCGATGATGTGTGTTCAAAAACACTTCCTCAATAGCATTTGACATGGCTTGATCTTGGTTAGTAAAAATTGTTATTGGAGATCGATTCCCCATTGAGTCTAAGAATGACTTGAACAACCATTTGAAAGAAGCAGTAGTTTCATCCAAAAAGAAATGCACATCCAAATATTACATTCTGCCAATGGTGATTAACACCTGCAAATGGAGCACAAATCAAATTATATCTATTGGTGCAGTAAGTAGTGTCAAATACCACAACATCTCCAAAACAATCATAATCAACCCTTGATCTCccatctctccaaaaaaaattcgtCATGCGATTTTCTTGATCTACTTGAACTGTGTAAAAAAACATAGGATCTTCTATCTGccttttcttaaaatgattcaaTAGGCTTTGAGCATCTCCAGCACTAATTGTTGACATCTTTTTTGTGTTCACATGATCATAACAATATTTTCCAGTGAAGCCCACATTCTCACTCCCTCCAACTTCTTCTGTTAAATACGAGTAAGTATTCTTTGTACTTATACCAGCATTCACCGTGGAATCAATTAAATTTGCCTTAGGTTTTGAAATATGACGACCCAATCTTAACAAATGTCTCTCTGATGGTAGTGCAAGTTCATGATTATGCTTTGGATTAAATGTAGTAACCCTCCACATATCATTTTCAACTGTGAAACGAATATATGCTTTACAGCCAGTTCTAGTCTCTAGTTTCTTCCAATTTTTCTCTTTACAGGGATCTTCATCTATTTTAAAACCCTCCTTAGAACATAGAAATTCACGTTGCCTTATGTTCTTTGTCCCATTAAAATATCTAGGCTTTCCTTTCCGTATGCTGAAACTTGTTCATAATGCATAATTATTGTATAAATTGTATACTTCATCTTCAATATATGTCACCTTATCCAATAAATTGTCATCGCTATTTTCTAGTCgttcaacaaacaaacaatcttCAATTCCTTCAATATCACTTGAATTGCAA
This genomic stretch from Quercus robur chromosome 4, dhQueRobu3.1, whole genome shotgun sequence harbors:
- the LOC126721972 gene encoding uncharacterized protein LOC126721972; protein product: MNPRLPQVALSSSWLPMKKGWAPLMVGKGIENPQVIVDGLRTRTMCTAWWVNLKVREAWVLKMGVRESHLVLILGKGQMPKLVKWTRWFLRKEMKLNPPFDDCPTTVHHLIMKIIIWNSRGTLKLNFQSHIRDLVQNHDPAIMVIMETKLSGVKAKVITNRLPFDGAIHTKTIGYAGGLWLLWNSDRVEVKALANTEQEIHVEVKVRPSNFTWILFTIYASPRCEERRILWENLTKVADLHNMPWIMASDFNEPLIEEDKYGGRGVHVNYSLAFKDCLDYCNMVDMGFSGLRYTWTNKRELNNLILERIDRFFMSPDWCLLYPDARVMQLPRCHSDHCSVLMETLPIRNINLTRPFKFQEFWLFDTSFPSVVSRAWSRGRDLAECINTFSRDVSVWNKTHFGNVHHKKRRVIARIYGVQKARVVQPNTDLINLEKQLHQELDLLLDQERDLWALKSRINWMIQGDRNIAFYHVSTIARRKRNHIAVVMDDLGNWLTEEREVMEYFRSGFVKLYTTSHESGHRVPNLGNQWRAQLTDKVKSSLGGRISIEEIKSALWSMKPFKAPGLDGLHAGFF